Genomic window (Nitrospirales bacterium LBB_01):
AAGCGGTGAGGTGTACTTTGAAATTTCACTCTGAATATTGGGAATAAATGAGAGTTTGGCATCCTTTAATAGCTCTGTGATTTTATTGTGCGGCAAATGACCGGTAAATGTTACACGCTCTGAAAGCCCCAGATGCTTTACTAACTGCTTAAGCTCATCAAGACGCCCGCCGCCGCCTGCTATAACAAGCGTTTCGTCAGGTAGATACCTCATCGCCTCAATTAGCAGATCAATCCCTTTCCATTTATACAACGAGCCGGAATAAAAAAGAAATGTTCGCTTAGCAACTACCGTTTCAGACAAAAAGAAATCATCCCTTACCGCATCAGGCACAGTGTGACAGGCTTTTCCTGTTAAACCAAAAATTGAGTCTATATCATCCCTGAGTTTATCTGATATTGTAATGAGTGCGTCTGATTTAGTGTATATTTTTTTTTCAAGGCGTTTGAGAGCAGTTTTGACGGATGCCTTTTCTGTACTCAGATGAAAAATCTCATGCGCCTCAAAAACAATCGGCATTTTAAAGAGTCCTTTAAAGGTCAGCAAAAAACCGGCTAACTTTGGGTGTCTTACGATAATGACTCCACTGCCTTTATATCTATATAGATATATGGCCAGAGCCAAATAGAAAATTGCCGATATGGAGACGGATAAAAACC
Coding sequences:
- a CDS encoding glycosyltransferase family 4 protein, whose product is MTIFYPVPERLNGTQARFIQIVNTVCALSNQGVNIKLISGKIPGFNQTDVLKSFSITPNDTLEFVFLPIIRKSRFLSVSISAIFYLALAIYLYRYKGSGVIIVRHPKLAGFLLTFKGLFKMPIVFEAHEIFHLSTEKASVKTALKRLEKKIYTKSDALITISDKLRDDIDSIFGLTGKACHTVPDAVRDDFFLSETVVAKRTFLFYSGSLYKWKGIDLLIEAMRYLPDETLVIAGGGGRLDELKQLVKHLGLSERVTFTGHLPHNKITELLKDAKLSFIPNIQSEISKYTSPLKMFEYMAAGVPIVAANLPGISEVLQHGQNALLFTPGDVEGLVRQTKTLLNDMALAAELAKNAKEFARSYTYEKRAERIIDFIKRIFYNRNSITQNR